CATGTATACCAGTTTttattttgtatgcactatattttcttttgaaaaataaaaaaaaaggaaaatccagttctgttgagccggactccaattttttctattatccttgatgtgaggggagggtgaggccggtgtctgagccccagttaGATGAGcacagagcaactgggtgagctggaatcaagtttctatatatGCAGAAGAATTTCTGAGTCTACCAGGAGTATGGGAGATCTAACTATTATTTTTCCAGGCGTCAACCAAAAAAATTCTGTGAGAATTGGCAAATATGTGTTTTATACTTGTCCTTGCAGTTATGCAGCAAAACTTGCCGCTGCCTGGTGCTGCTTCAAGATGAGAGCGCGGCACCTGGAGATGTAAGCACAACATATCTGtttatttatcttttttattttttttacatattctttgCTCGAAAAACTTGAAAACATTTCCTTATAGCGGGAAAAAATCACTTCGTGACACACAGTTGATCACTTCGCAGGACGCGGGAGCTAATGGCTTTTACAAGAGCTGCCTGGCATGCTTTTACTGCCTTCTAAAAGCACCtaacaggaaaaaaaggaaaacagctttATCGTTTCCACTTTTTTCTTTTACTTAACTCAGCCTTCTAATATTACAAAACAGACCTCGTCTCCTCCGTGAGATTGAAGCATTCCATGCTGTTGGTTAGAATGAGACCGTATTATGGAAAAAGCTCGTAGAACTCGCTCCGTCGGTGGTCTCTTCCCATTAGCCCAGCATGGTCTTTCTTTTGCCAGTTCAAGCTTGAGAGGTCTTGTGTCTTACAATGTTCTATTGTCCTAAAGTCGAGCCGAGTCTTCTGTTCATCTCCTTCCCGGCAGAatatacaaagatatatatatatatatatatatatatatatttatgtatttaaaCGGAACCCATTACGTTGTTTTCTATAGACACCATGACATGCAGCCAGAGTAGCTGAgcggattgatatatagttttagaTTCAGTAAATCTGGCACTGTACTCTACGGTTACATTTGCTCTCCCTATAATTGTACCTCTAACCCATAGTTTTACTACTTTTTGGACATCTTCATCTGGGAGAAGATCGAAAGCCAAAAATATACGCCATCATGTGGTGCACCGGGATAGTAATAGGATGTCACAGCTCCTCAATAGAGATAGTGATAGGACATCAGAGCTCCACAATAGAGATAGTGATAGGACATCAGAGCTCCTCAATAGAGATAGTGATAGGACATCAGAGCTCCACAATAGAGATAGTGATAGGACGTCACAGCTCCGCAATAGAGATAGTGATAGGATGAGATAGTGATAGGACATCACAGCTCCGCAATAGAGATGGGACATCAGAGCTCCgcaatagagatgatagtgataggacGAGATAGTGATAGGATGTCACAGCTCTGCAATAGAGATAGTGATAGGACAAGATAGTGATAGGACGTCACAGCTCCgcaatagagatgatagtgataggacGAGATAGTGATAGGATGTCACAGCTCCgcaatagagatgatagtgataggacGAGATAGTGATAGGATGTCACAGCTCCGCAATAGAGATAGTGATAGGACAAGATAGTGATAGGACGTCACAGCTCCgcaatagagatgatagtgataggacGAGATAGTGATAGGATGTCACAGCTCCGCAATAGAGATAGTGATAGGACGAGATAGTGATAGGATGTCACAGCTCCGCAATAGAGATAGTGATAGGATGTCACAGCTCCGCAATAGAGATAGTGATAGGACGAGATAGTGATAGGACATCACAGCTCCACAATAGAGATAGTGATAGGACAtcacagctcagcaatagagaTAGTGATAGGACGTCACAGCTCTGCAATAGGGATAGTGATAGGACGTCACAGCTCCGCAATAGAGATAGTGATAGGACATCACAGCTTCGCAATAGAGATAGTGATAGGACGAGATAGTAATAGGATGTCACAGCTCCACAATAGAGATAGTAATAGGACGTCACAGCTCCgcaatagagatgatagtgataggatGAGATAGTGATAGGATGTCACAGCTCTGCAATAGAGATAGTGATAGGACAAGATAGTGATAGGACGTCACAGCTCCgcaatagagatgatagtgataggacGAGATAGTGATAGGATGTCACAGCTCCGCAATAGAGATAGTGATAGGACGAGATAGTGATAGGACATCACAGCTCCGCAATAGAGATAGTGATAGGACATCACAGCTCCACAATAGAGATAGTGATAGGACGTCACAGCTCTGCAATAGAGATAGTGATAGGACATCACAGCTCTGCAGTAGAGATAGTGATAGGACATCACAGCTCCGCAATAGAGATAGTAATAGGACGAGATAGTAATAGGATGTCACAGCTTCACAATAGAGATAGTGATAGGACGTCACAGCTCCGCAATAGAGATAGTGATAGGACGAGATAGTGATAGGACATCACAGCTCCGCAATAGAGATAGTGATAGGACGTCAAAGCTCCCCAATAAAGATAGTGATAGGACATCACAGCTCTGCAATAGAGATAGTGATAGGACGAGATAGTGATAGGACATCACAGCTCCACAATAGAGATAGTGATAGGACAtcacagctcagcaatagagaTAGTGATAGGACGTCACAGCTCTGCAATAGGGATAGTGATAGGACGTCACAGCTCCGCAATAGAGATAGTGATAGGACATCACAGCTTCGCAATAGAGATAGTGATAGGACGAGATAGTAATAGGATGTCACAGCTCCACAATAGAGATAGTAATAGGACGTCACAGCTCCgcaatagagatgatagtgataggacGAGATAGTGATAGGATGTCACAGCTCTGCAATAGAGATAGTGATAGGACAAGATAGTGATAGGACGTCACAGCTCCgcaatagagatgatagtgataggacGAGATAGTGATAGGATGTCACAGCTCCGCAATAGAGATAGTGATAGGACGAGATAGTGATAGGACATCACAGCTCCGCAATAGAGATAGTGATAGGACATCACAGCTCCACAATAGAGATAGTGATAGGACGTCACAGCTCTGCAATAGAGATAGTGATAGGACATCACAGCTCTGCAGTAGAGATAGTGATAGGACATCACAGCTCCGCAATAGAGATAGTAATAGGACGAGATAGTAATAGGATGTCACAGCTTCACAATAGAGATAGTGATAGGACGTCACAGCTCCGCAATAGAGATAGTGATAGGACGAGATAGTGATAGGACATCACAGCTCCGCAATAGAGATAGTGATAGGACGTCAAAGCTCCCCAATAAAGATAGTGATAGGACATCACAGCTCTGCAATAGAGATAGTGATAGGACGAGATAGTGATAGGACGTCACAGCTCTGCAGTAGAGACAGTGATAGGACAAGATAGTGATAGGACGAGATAGTGATAGGACGTCACAGCTCTGCAATAGAGCTAGTGATAGGATGAGATAGTGATAGGACGAGATAGTGATAGGATATCACATCTCTGCAATAGAGATAGGGAGAAAAATCTATACAATACTGAATAAACATTACAGACAGTGTGTGAGAGCCCGGCAGAGAAGAATGGTTACCATCCATGGACATATAACCATATATGTTGAGGGctctttgacattactaaggctgtgtttaGTCTAAGAAGCTTGAAAAAGAGGTTAAATAAAGTCCTGAGAGATCTGAGAGTGATATACGGTatgtcttttcagggcaattgaaTGCTATGCAGCACTTTCAATTTTTTGGCGAATCAATTTGCTCCAAATTATGCTTTTGACAAAAATTAGACGAAATCGAATTTCAAAATATTTCCTCATCTGTAGTTCTCATCCCATCTTTAATCCCCTttgtttggtcatcaggtcggagtAATCTTCCTAGTCCATAAGGAAAAGTAAGTAAAGAACTAAGTGAAGAATTCCACATTAATATGTCATTAATAATAAGACACAACATTCTTCGCTTCGTCAGACCGAGAGAAACTTTCAATCTCCGGGGTAAATGTCACATCGCTCTCATTAAATTATATCACCAGTCAGTGCTAATCAGGAGTGTATGTAAATGATGACACAATGGGGGAGACTTGGGGTGGATTGATAAATGCCTCTTAAGAACCAAAGTAATGACAGTCATCTGTTCATGGGAGTCAATAATGTACTTGCTCTACAAATGATTACTGAGCTATTACGCCCTGCATCCAAGAAGGAGTTGGGGAGCTAGAAGGAAAGTTGTTaacgctgtaggtaattttaaaagtATCCTCAATTCTATAATGTTCTTTGTACAATGATAGAAATCAGAATAAGTGGACATGAAAGTGATCTGCCCTATTGCAAAAATCACAATGGAGCCTCCTTATCTTGCTCTGGTGTCAAGCTTCATGTTCCTAGTCATATCCTAGTCATGTTCCTAGTCATGTTCCTCTTCACATCCTTTATAGAAATGGATGAGTAATTTTTCCATGGGATCTCCTTGTGTTTAGGGAGAGAGAATTCTTGGTTCAATGATAGAAACAGGTCAAGGGCCAATTTGAGGTTAGGGCTTCTCCTCCCCAGATGCATAACATTTATTGGAAATTGTTTTTCTACTTCTATTCAGTTATAGAACCTCTTCAACCCCACGAACAGTCCAACCCATGAACTATGTCCACTTCAGGTGGGATTTAGACAACCAAACTCCTGTTTGGTCCAGGAGATGTCAATATTTCTTGTGACTGTTTCCAAACATTTGGGACAATTCTGACAACTTTGGGACTGTTGGAAGCTATGTGTTTGCTGTAGTTGTTTGGTCAAAGGAGAAGATGAGTTAAGACTCAGTCACCATATGAAAGAAGCAAGGGCTCATTTAGGGCTTGGACCTTTAACTTCAATGGCCTACAACTGTGGAAGAGTTTTGATATTTTCCCATCTTTACTAGAAGAGAAAACTACAGAGGCCATCAAAAATTGTATCTAGTTTTTTTCTTTAATTATCTGATGGGTTTTCTAGAGTTGTGGTGGCCACTAAGGACTTCCTTGAAGGCATAATTTCCATGGAAGTTGCTCAAATCTACACATACAAACCCCATCCCCTGTTTGGTGTAGTTGCTCTGTCTAAGGAGAAGATGTTGACGTTCACCAATGGAAAAGGGGCAAGTGCCCATCCTAAGATAAAGGCCTTCTTCTCCTCACACCCATAATTTATTGTCGAAGAACATGTTTCAATGCTCACCATGAGAAAGAAGCAAGGGCTCATTTAGGGTTTGGACATTTTACTTCAAAGGCCTACAACTGTGGAAGAGTTTCAAATCTTTGAGTTGTACAATCTAAGTCATCTGATCTTTTACCATCGTAACCAGAAGAGGAAGCTACAGAGGCCATAAAAAATTGTACCTAGTTGTTTTTAACTATCTGATGGGTTTTCTTGAGTTGTGGTGGCCATTAATAACTCCCATGAAGGCATAATTTCCATGGAAGTTGCTTAAATGTATGCCTACAAAACCCATCCCTTGTTTGATGTAGTTGCTCTGCCTAAGGGGAAGATGTTGATGTTCACCAATGGAAAAGGGACACGTGTCCATCCTAAGATAAAGGCCTTCTTCTCCTCAGACCTATTATTAATTGTCGAAGGACATGTTTCAAGGCTCACATTGTGAAAGAAGCAAGGGCTCATTTGGGGCTTGGACATTTTACTTCAAAGGCCTACAACTGTGGAAGAGTTTCAAATCTTTGATTTGTGCAACCTAAGTCATCTGATCTTTTACCATCGTAACCAGAAGAGGAAGCTAGTGAGGCCATAAAAAATTGTATCTCGCTGTTTTTAACTATCTGATGGGTTTTCTTGAGTTGTGGTGGCCACTAACGACTTCCTTGATGGCATCATTTCCATGGAGGTTGCTCAAATGTATGCATACATGCCCCATCTTTTGTTTGATGTAGTTGCTTTGTCTTAAGGGAGGATGTTAATGTTCACCAATGGAAAAGGGTAAGTCTCCATCCTTAGATAAAGGTCTTCTTCTCCTCAGACCCATAATTAATTGTCGAAGAACATGGCTCTATGTTTTATCCACCCTACATGTCTTGTTGCATGCAATCGGCACAACCAGTTATGGAACTCACAGAACCTATAATTTATGGGCTTACCGTCACCAGTTGACTAAGTCCAAATCTATTCTACACCTAATTGGTTGTTCGATACCATTCACAAACAGTGTAACAGCCCTTTAAGGTAAAACACCCTTTCAGAACAATCGACGAGTGGACAAACGTTTGGAGATTTATTAAGTTGTTTTGTATGGTTACAGAAACTGATGGCTAATTTCCAAAAATAATACCATAAAAATCCCTTTATTCAGATTCCAGATGTCAGATTTGCCTACATGACCCCACAAACCTGTATGTGATGAGCATAATTGCGTGTACGTGTTGATATATTTCCTTTATGCCAGTAATTGATTATATTATTTGCAGTAAGCCTTGTGCTTTCTAAACGTAGAGTAAAGAAATCTCCTGAAAGTATTTGGAAGCCATCAACAAGCAGGTGGGCTGCCACTTCTGTTTTCTTCTTATGGCTTTAATGTCCTTCTAATCATGGCTTGTGGAAGTCATGTGCAAATTAGGCTGGAAACGTATTGAGAGCGTGTCAATCCACCTATAAGAAGCTTTCTCAGTGCATTGACACGCCCCTGAAGAAcctccagcctgatttgcataagGCTTCTactctagatttctcatgactggcacatcagatctttacaaaaaaggtatcatttttattagGAGATGAGCACCTATACAAAATGTGCTGATTTACATATCTGCCATGTAAATATAGTATATTTATCAGTGTTTACATTGGTAGGAAAATTAGGCTGTCAATCTAGCCTTTCATAGTCATCAGGCATGTAAAGACATTAGCGAATCAGTCAACAGCAGCTTGCTGATTGTTTCCCACAGGTCCTAAACTGCTTAGTATTGTTTAATCATATTTAAAACAGATTAAAAGGTAACGAAAATATAATACAAAAATGTGTTATATTTACCTATGAAGCCAAAGTAAATTTAactgttttttttaaaacatttttttttttaaaaggaaactGTCAGTATGCATTCTACAATATTTCACCTGGTCTGTTCTGTGCATGCATTCAACGTGTACAATATTCTGCAATGGTTTTGTTGTGAAGATCAAGGGAGAACTGCGACGCCCATTGGGGAGTGGAATAACCCCTAGGCCAAGTCAGATGGCCATCTCTCGAAAAGATGAGCTAAGTAAAAAACTTAATGATTTATTCAATTTTACTGATTGTTTTGTCATAAAATTTCCCTTTGGATTCAATAGCAAGTTTTGTGTTCTAATAGTAAACGGTAGGTGAAGAAGGCTAACACGCGGTAGACTTATCTTCGGGTCCGTCATTTGACGTTTTCGGTGGGTTGTTGCCTTCCGTGACTTTTTTGCCACAAAATATTCTGTTATAGTAGTCCTTAAAGCTTCTAGATAGAAATCCATAGATGAAAGGATAGACACAACTTTTCAGATAAGGTATGATGCTGATGATGTAGTAAATGCCTTCACTAAAATGCAAATTGGAGGTGAATCCTAAGACAATTTCGAGAAGATGAGTTGGAAGCCAGAAGACGATAAATACAAAACACAGGACCATGATCATCACCACGTCTTCCTTGACTTCGGTCACCATGGGATCACTGGACTGATCGAGTCTGCTGATCCGGCATTGGGTAAGGATGAGACAAACACCGGTCAAGATCAATGGAGCCAAAAAAGCAATGGCGAACCGGTAAGATATGAAGATGATGTTCCAGAAGGGTGCTGGCCAAGAAATAAGACAATTGGAGTAGTCATCCACCTTGGCGTAAAGAAAAAAGGGGATTCCAAGCAGAAGACTTAGTATCCATATCCCAAGACTGATCAGGGCAGCGCCTGTGAAGTTGAGCTTTTTGGAGAAAGCAGGATAAAATGCCTGCAAAAAGACAGTGATGGACATGATGGCCAAAAAGTAGGAACTGGAAAAAGTCGCTAAAGATGCCAGAGTCCAGTAGAGTTTGCACATGAAGATTCCCAAAGAACTCATTATTTCGATGGCAAAAACCAGTAAACATAACATGTAAAACAGGTCTCCAAGAACCAAGCTGAAGATGAAGACGTTCATGGTCCTCCACATCTTCCTAGATGACAAAATGAGAATGATTACAAAAACGTTGCCAACAAGGCCCACCAAACACACCAGCAGAAAAGGTATGAAGGCGACAAGCCTGGTGAAAGGAAAATGCACGTCAAATGTTGAATTGAAGTCTTCAAATAAGAAGAAACTGAAGTTGTCAGAGCCGAAGCTTACATTGAAGTACGCCTCCATCTCTTCCTCCATTTTCTTTAGTAGATTTAGTTGATcttctaaaacaaaaataaaacgctATCATTAATACAGTAAAGAGCATCTCTCACAAGTATGTTCTCTGTAGGGGAAATCAGCGACAGAAAATCTTCACACAAAAAATTACGGTAATGACCACAGAAAGAGCTGTCAGAACTAAAAAGATAGTTTTACTACAAACTCAAATAAGATCTTAGACCAACTTCAGAATCAAAGACCATAAATTTACCCCGATTGGACACCACCAGTTATACCAAAGTACCAGGGCAAAATTGTTCCTATATCTCAGATTGTTGAAGGGCGCAAAAGAAAAGTTCTCACCACCACCCTTGGAAATCAGTGTACGTGGGGTTAAAACACATCCTGAGGAGTTGAAGGTAGGGATTGTACCTCCCCCTGTACTTCACCCTACGAAAAAGCCTCACCTTACTCATTGGGGGTATATTGTAGTCCTACTGATGGGGGAGTGATGCAGGGTGGTTCTCAACTGAAACCACACATGGCATACAGAGACGTTTCCGGTGCATATGACCCATAGTTTCGTATTCTACTGATGATCTTTTGGAATCTGTTCTATTGGTCACtattccaaaaatatttttttggccTATGTGCCATAGATGCTTATTCTACCACTGCAATTTCGACCTCCATTCCATAGGCTTTTATTTCACCGATGAACTTTTGGCCTCTTTCCCATTGGCTCGAATTCTACCAATCATCTTTTGATATTAGTCTCATAGGCTCATATTTTATTGATGATCTTTTGATTTCTGTCTTATAGGTTCCTATTCTACCAACAGTGTTTTGGCCACCATCCCATATGTTCCTTTTCTACCAATGATCATTCGGGCTCTGCCCCATAGGCTTTTATTGTACCAATGGTCTTTTGGACCACCACTCCTTAAGTTCCTATTTTACCTACTGTATATTCCGTAGGCTTCAATTCTACCGTTTATTTTTTGGATCCTGTCCTACCATCTCCTATGCTACTGATGTTTTTTCAAACTCTGTATTAGGCTCCATTTCTACGGATGGTCTTTTGGCCTCTGTTCCATAAGCTCCTTTCTACCAAAGGTCTTTTGGCCTCTTTCACATAGGCTCTTGTTCTTCCCATGATCTTTTGGGCCTTTGCTCCTTAAGTTCCTATAATACCTACGCTTCTTTAGGTATCTATTTCACTGATGATCTTATAGCTTCTGTCCTACCATCTTCTTTTCACTGATGATCTTTTAGCTTCTGTCCTACCATGTTCTATGCTACTGATGTTTTTTCGACCTCTTTTCTATAGGCTCCATTTCTACTGATGGTCTTTTGGCCTCTGTTCCATATGCTCCGTTCTACCGAAGGTCTTTTGGCCTCTGTCCCACatctcactgtcccacaccacagGCTCTTATTCTGCTGATGGTCTTTTGACCTTACCTAAGTTAAGTTTTCTTCAAAAGAGTTGTCTCGTGAAGACAGCTGCTGTCCCCATGCCCTGTTAGACTATAGGGTCTTCAAAGAGACAGAACGGGGACAGCCATTCTGAAAACAAGACTGAAATGTTCTACCATATTTCCCCTGCAGAGGACACTACAATGGAAATATCTGATTGGATGTGGTTTCCCCCAGACAAATTAGTACatgtctccatacatctgtaaccttgtctcccggtacttactgcgcgcaacctccgatcctcacaagatcttcatctctactcccctcttatctcctcttcccacaatcgcatacaagatttctctcgcgcatcccccctactctggaatgctctaccccaacatatcagactctcacctaccacggaaaacttcaaaaagaacctgaagacctacctcttccgacaagcctacaacctgccgtAACCAatgatagaccaaaccgctgcatgaccagctctatcctcacctattgtatcctcacccatcccttgtagattgtgagccctcgcgggcagggtcctctctcctcctgtatcagtcgTGACttttattgattaagattattgtacttgtttttattatgtatacccctcctcacatgtaaagcgccatggaatacaataaataataataatgaaggggGTTGCCTCTCAGAGCATAGGTTGCCCAATGAGACTGCTAATGAGACTGCGGTGTCTGTTGATCAGAGCTGTTGTCCTGAAGGCTCTTGGAAATAGGGAAGTCCTCAAGCTCTCCTGAGAAGGTTGACAAGTCTCCTGGCCACTGCAAGAACCTCCCGCAAGACGGAGCGAAGTTCAAATGAAAATTCCCAATGTTctagaaaataatttttaaaaGTTGGCAGACCTCTTAGAATAATCTCATAAAAATTGATCTCTGTTTAGGGTGACCTCTTTG
The nucleotide sequence above comes from Ranitomeya imitator isolate aRanImi1 chromosome 7, aRanImi1.pri, whole genome shotgun sequence. Encoded proteins:
- the LOC138645373 gene encoding somatostatin receptor type 5-like, which gives rise to MEEEMEAYFNVSFGSDNFSFFLFEDFNSTFDVHFPFTRLVAFIPFLLVCLVGLVGNVFVIILILSSRKMWRTMNVFIFSLVLGDLFYMLCLLVFAIEIMSSLGIFMCKLYWTLASLATFSSSYFLAIMSITVFLQAFYPAFSKKLNFTGAALISLGIWILSLLLGIPFFLYAKVDDYSNCLISWPAPFWNIIFISYRFAIAFLAPLILTGVCLILTQCRISRLDQSSDPMVTEVKEDVVMIMVLCFVFIVFWLPTHLLEIVLGFTSNLHFSEGIYYIISIIPYLKSCVYPFIYGFLSRSFKDYYNRIFCGKKVTEGNNPPKTSNDGPEDKSTAC